In a single window of the Scophthalmus maximus strain ysfricsl-2021 chromosome 18, ASM2237912v1, whole genome shotgun sequence genome:
- the lbr gene encoding delta(14)-sterol reductase LBR isoform X1 has protein sequence MQKAQSRSMRMPTVKYQKGDKVMGRWPGSSLYYEVKVLSFDTTSQLYTVIYKDGTELELRDQDIKNAAGFQIRSRSRSRSPSRRRSRSRSPARTTRRSSSRTVAASAAVTDGGLSSSRDTRQKDTLEVRLSPLDQTKAAENDGNNKHEKKEENNSANKVNENAGAKPEAEPEKNQARYNLRRRKDDGAAKAAAVVPEQLQREAVKVEAAPAAVLSTPLDFGGKIGAYLWLLFLPSWVLFMALQVNLEDPSLANFPPPLPPLEAFWDAQAFGFVILWILFQVVLYILPVGKLSEGMSLRSGKRLKYRTNGFFAIAVSAVAVAAAVHQGVDLTYIHSHFLQLATASFLVSVLLSVYLYVRSRYAAPEQLALGGNSGNVVYDFFKGHELNPRIKDFDLKFFCEMRPGLIGWCLINFAMALAEMKQHGLDAPSYSMILVNLFQLLYVADGLWNEEAILTTMDLMHDGFGFMLAFGDLVWVPFTYTMQSYYLVSHPNPLSVPAVAALVTLKLGGFYIFRKSNSQKNNFRRNPSDPKLSHLKTIPTATGKSLLVSGWWGVVRHPNYLGDLIMALAWSLPCGFSHLLPWYYMIYFIILLVHRDCRDMSECRRKYGSAWEEYCRTVRYRIIPRVY, from the exons ATGCAGAAAGCACAGAGCAG GTCAATGAGAATGCCGACTGTGAAGTATCAGAAGGGGGACAAGGTGATGGGCCGCTGGCCCGGCAGCAGCCTGTACTATGAGGTCAAGGTGCTCAGCTTTGACACAACCAGTCAGCTCTACACTGTCATCTACAAGGATGGTACTGAGCTGGAGCTCAGGGATCAAGACATCAAG AATGCTGCCGGTTTCCAGATCCGCTCCCGCTCCCGCTCTCGATCGcccagccgccgccgcagccgGTCCCGCTCGCCAGCAAGGACAACGCGACGCTCGTCCTCTCGCACGGTGGCCGCCTCTGCAGCTGTCACGGACGGTGGGCTGTCCTCCAGTAGGGATACAAGGCAGAAGGATACATTGGAAGTCCGACTGAGCCCCCTG GATCAGACAAAGGCAGCTGAGAACGATGGCAACaataaacatgaaaagaaagaggagaataaCTCGGCCAACAAAGTGAATGAG AATGCCGGGGCAAAGCCAGAGGCAGAGCCCGAGAAGAACCAGGCCCGTTACAATCTGCGCCGCAGGAAGGACGACGGAGCCGCCAAGGCGGCCGCGGTCGTAccggagcagctgcagagggaggcgGTCAAGGTGGAAGCAGCTCCTGCGGCGGTCCTCTCCACCCCACTGGACTTTGGAGGGAAGATAG GAGCATACCTCTGGCTGCTCTTTCTGCCGTCCTGGGTCCTCTTCATGGCGCTCCAGGTCAACCTGGAGGACCCCAGCCTGGCCaacttcccccctcctctgccccccctgGAAGCCTTCTGGGATGCCCAGGCCTTCGGCTTTGTGATCCTCTGGATCCTGTTCCAGGTGGTGCTGTACATTCTGCCCGTTGGAAAG CTGAGCGAGGGCATGTCCCTGAGGTCTGGGAAGAGGCTGAAGTACAGAACCAATG GCTTCTTTGCCATCGCGGTGAGTGCCGTCGCCGTGGCGGCAGCAGTGCACCAGGGCGTCGACCTCACCTACATCCACAGCCACTTCCTGCAGCTGGCCACGGCCTCCTTCCTTGTCTCCGTCCTGCTCAGTGTCTACCTGTACGTGCGCTCCCGCTACGCCGCCCCGGAGCAGCTGGCGCTGGGGGGAAACTCTG GCAATGTGGTCTATGACTTCTTCAAAGGGCATGAGCTCAACCCTCGCATCAAAGACTTTGATCTGAAATTCTTCTGTGAGATGCGCCCGGGACTGATCGGCTGG TGTCTGATAAACTTTGCGATGGCGCTGGCTGAGATGAAGCAGCACGGTCTGGACGCTCCGTCCTACAGCATGATCCTCGTGAACCTCTTCCAGCTGCTCTACGTGGCAGACGGCCTCTGGAACGAG GAGGCCATCCTGACCACCATGGACCTGATGCACGACGGGTTCGGCTTCATGTTGGCTTTCGGCGATCTGGTCTGGGTTCCCTTCACCTACACCATGCAGTCGTACTACCTGGTCAGCCATCCGAACCCCCTGAGCGTCCCGGCAGTTGCGGCCCTCGTCACACTCAAAC TCGGAGGCTTCTACATCTTCAGGAAATCCAACTCTCAGAAGAACAACTTCAGGAGAAACCCGTCAGACCCCAAACTGTCCC ACCTGAAGACCATCCCCACAGCGACAGGGAAGAGCCTCCTGGTCTCCGGCTGGTGGGGGGTGGTCCGCCACCCCAACTACCTGGGGGACCTCATCATGGCTCTGGCCTGGTCCCTGCCCTGTG GCTTCAGCCACCTCCTCCCCTGGTACTACATGATCTACTTCATCATACTGCTCGTGCACCGGGACTGCCGCGACATGAGTGAGTGCCGGAGGAAGTACGGCTCGGCGTGGGAGGAGTACTGCCGGACTGTTCGCTACCGGATCATTCCCCGTGTCTATTGA
- the lbr gene encoding delta(14)-sterol reductase LBR isoform X2, translating to MRMPTVKYQKGDKVMGRWPGSSLYYEVKVLSFDTTSQLYTVIYKDGTELELRDQDIKNAAGFQIRSRSRSRSPSRRRSRSRSPARTTRRSSSRTVAASAAVTDGGLSSSRDTRQKDTLEVRLSPLDQTKAAENDGNNKHEKKEENNSANKVNENAGAKPEAEPEKNQARYNLRRRKDDGAAKAAAVVPEQLQREAVKVEAAPAAVLSTPLDFGGKIGAYLWLLFLPSWVLFMALQVNLEDPSLANFPPPLPPLEAFWDAQAFGFVILWILFQVVLYILPVGKLSEGMSLRSGKRLKYRTNGFFAIAVSAVAVAAAVHQGVDLTYIHSHFLQLATASFLVSVLLSVYLYVRSRYAAPEQLALGGNSGNVVYDFFKGHELNPRIKDFDLKFFCEMRPGLIGWCLINFAMALAEMKQHGLDAPSYSMILVNLFQLLYVADGLWNEEAILTTMDLMHDGFGFMLAFGDLVWVPFTYTMQSYYLVSHPNPLSVPAVAALVTLKLGGFYIFRKSNSQKNNFRRNPSDPKLSHLKTIPTATGKSLLVSGWWGVVRHPNYLGDLIMALAWSLPCGFSHLLPWYYMIYFIILLVHRDCRDMSECRRKYGSAWEEYCRTVRYRIIPRVY from the exons ATGAGAATGCCGACTGTGAAGTATCAGAAGGGGGACAAGGTGATGGGCCGCTGGCCCGGCAGCAGCCTGTACTATGAGGTCAAGGTGCTCAGCTTTGACACAACCAGTCAGCTCTACACTGTCATCTACAAGGATGGTACTGAGCTGGAGCTCAGGGATCAAGACATCAAG AATGCTGCCGGTTTCCAGATCCGCTCCCGCTCCCGCTCTCGATCGcccagccgccgccgcagccgGTCCCGCTCGCCAGCAAGGACAACGCGACGCTCGTCCTCTCGCACGGTGGCCGCCTCTGCAGCTGTCACGGACGGTGGGCTGTCCTCCAGTAGGGATACAAGGCAGAAGGATACATTGGAAGTCCGACTGAGCCCCCTG GATCAGACAAAGGCAGCTGAGAACGATGGCAACaataaacatgaaaagaaagaggagaataaCTCGGCCAACAAAGTGAATGAG AATGCCGGGGCAAAGCCAGAGGCAGAGCCCGAGAAGAACCAGGCCCGTTACAATCTGCGCCGCAGGAAGGACGACGGAGCCGCCAAGGCGGCCGCGGTCGTAccggagcagctgcagagggaggcgGTCAAGGTGGAAGCAGCTCCTGCGGCGGTCCTCTCCACCCCACTGGACTTTGGAGGGAAGATAG GAGCATACCTCTGGCTGCTCTTTCTGCCGTCCTGGGTCCTCTTCATGGCGCTCCAGGTCAACCTGGAGGACCCCAGCCTGGCCaacttcccccctcctctgccccccctgGAAGCCTTCTGGGATGCCCAGGCCTTCGGCTTTGTGATCCTCTGGATCCTGTTCCAGGTGGTGCTGTACATTCTGCCCGTTGGAAAG CTGAGCGAGGGCATGTCCCTGAGGTCTGGGAAGAGGCTGAAGTACAGAACCAATG GCTTCTTTGCCATCGCGGTGAGTGCCGTCGCCGTGGCGGCAGCAGTGCACCAGGGCGTCGACCTCACCTACATCCACAGCCACTTCCTGCAGCTGGCCACGGCCTCCTTCCTTGTCTCCGTCCTGCTCAGTGTCTACCTGTACGTGCGCTCCCGCTACGCCGCCCCGGAGCAGCTGGCGCTGGGGGGAAACTCTG GCAATGTGGTCTATGACTTCTTCAAAGGGCATGAGCTCAACCCTCGCATCAAAGACTTTGATCTGAAATTCTTCTGTGAGATGCGCCCGGGACTGATCGGCTGG TGTCTGATAAACTTTGCGATGGCGCTGGCTGAGATGAAGCAGCACGGTCTGGACGCTCCGTCCTACAGCATGATCCTCGTGAACCTCTTCCAGCTGCTCTACGTGGCAGACGGCCTCTGGAACGAG GAGGCCATCCTGACCACCATGGACCTGATGCACGACGGGTTCGGCTTCATGTTGGCTTTCGGCGATCTGGTCTGGGTTCCCTTCACCTACACCATGCAGTCGTACTACCTGGTCAGCCATCCGAACCCCCTGAGCGTCCCGGCAGTTGCGGCCCTCGTCACACTCAAAC TCGGAGGCTTCTACATCTTCAGGAAATCCAACTCTCAGAAGAACAACTTCAGGAGAAACCCGTCAGACCCCAAACTGTCCC ACCTGAAGACCATCCCCACAGCGACAGGGAAGAGCCTCCTGGTCTCCGGCTGGTGGGGGGTGGTCCGCCACCCCAACTACCTGGGGGACCTCATCATGGCTCTGGCCTGGTCCCTGCCCTGTG GCTTCAGCCACCTCCTCCCCTGGTACTACATGATCTACTTCATCATACTGCTCGTGCACCGGGACTGCCGCGACATGAGTGAGTGCCGGAGGAAGTACGGCTCGGCGTGGGAGGAGTACTGCCGGACTGTTCGCTACCGGATCATTCCCCGTGTCTATTGA
- the LOC118289804 gene encoding homeodomain-interacting protein kinase 1-like isoform X1, which produces MMERSEVQQNDTLCSRRSRYLIMEFTGEGGFGKVARAVDLITSQDVALKILKKETPSEREIMMLDALRALDPVKKNVVHFFEKFQDQGHTCLVFEKLDMNLFTLLEQRQWEHLTLNEIRPIAHQLLTALDGLKSLGMVHADLKLDNIMLVNHLSEPFRVKLIDFGLSFMSSEDKLGKKVQPAGSRAPEVSLGLPLSEAIDMWGLGCILFYLYLARRPFAKHCQYRAMKGIVEMLGQPADHLLHAGRFTEGFFKKNHKEDGPVWRMKVFLPMTPREYQRGTGVKPKKWMSPIKRLNELITLHPWIWRFAELEDRTAFVSLLKSLLHTDPEERITPARALTHPFLTMVHLLNQTDSLHVTDALDKMRVVGFDDSDGDLCTGGVAEEESSDEEAAAAPRPVDTDSAVQDGVGNGRHPIFYFFIFSVLYIFLTLQIKTELRVDGASEEESATPSANTTAAAGGLCSVAEDSAVGQHGADPADQTLTSDRSPPATVKKERLRDVKKFLDRVRSAMFRRKYSKHE; this is translated from the exons ATGATGGAGCGATCTGAGGTGCAACAGAACGACACGCTGTGCAGCAGGAGAAGCCGCTACCTCATCATGGAGTTCACCGGAGAGGGGGGCTTTGGCAAAGTTGCCAGAGCTGTGGATTTAATCACATCGCAGGACGTGGCCCTCAAGatcttaaaaaaagagactcCTTCTGAAAGAGAG ATCATGATGCTTGATGCGCTGCGCGCTCTTGACCCAGTCAAAAAGAATGTGGTTCACTTCTTTGAGAAGTTCCAGGACCAAGGGCACACCTGTCTTGTGTTTGAAAAGCTGGACATGAACCTTTTCACACTCCTCGAACAAAGACAATGGGAGCATTTGACCCTTAATGAAATCCGTCCCATAGCTCACCAG TTGTTGACGGCTCTCGACGGCCTGAAGAGCCTCGGAATGGTTCACGCAGACCTCAAGCTAGACAACATAATGCTGGTGAACCACCTGAGTGAGCCCTTCAGGGTCAAACTCATTGATTTCGGCCTTTCCTTCATGAGCTCAGAAGACAAACTTGGGAAGAAAGTCCAGCCTGCGGGTTCCAG GGCACCTGAGGTCTCCCTGGGCCTCCCCCTCTCTGAGGCTATAGACATGTGGGGTCTTGGCTGCATCCTTTTTTACTTGTACCTTGCCCGTCGCCCGTTTGCAAAACACTGCCAGTACCGGGCA ATGAAAGGCATCGTGGAAATGCTGGGCCAGCCAGCTGACCACCTCCTCCATGCTGGTCGCTTCACTGAAGGTTTCTTCAAGAAGAACCACAAGGAGGACGGCCCAGTATGGAGGATGAAGGTGTTTTTACCCATG ACCCCAAGGGAATACCAACGTGGTACCGGCGTTAAGCCCAAGAAATGGATGAGTCCTATTAAACGCCTGAATGAGCTGATAACC CTCCACCCGTGGATTTGGAGATTCGCTGAGCTGGAGGACAGAACAGCGTTCGTCAGTCTCCTGAAAAGCCTTCTACACACAGACCCAGAGGAGAGGATCACTCCGGCGAGGGCTCTCACGCACCCTTTTCTCACAATGGTCCATCTGTTGAACCAAACCGACAGCCTGCA CGTTACGGATGCCTTGGACAAAATGCGCGTCGTGGGATTTGACGACTCAGATGGTGACCTATGTACAGGTGGTGTGGCTGAGGAGGAGTCCAGCGATGAAGAGGCCGCGGCCGCGCCGCGCCCCGTTGACACGGACTCGGCCGTTCAGGATGGCGTGGGCAACGGGCGACAtccaatcttttattttttcattttttccgtTCTTTATATCTTTTTAACACTTCAAATAAAAACGGAGCTACGTGTCGACGGTGCGTCTGAGGAGGAGTCAGCCACGCCGAGTGCGAACACGACTGCAGCGGCCGGCGGCCTTTGCTCTGTCGCGGAGGACTCGGCTGTGGGCCAACACGGAGCCGATCCAGCCGACCAGACTTTGACCAGCGACAGGAGTCCACCTGCCACAGTGAAGAAGGAGCGACTGAGGGATGTGAAGAAGTTCCTTGACAGGGTCAGGAGTGCAATGTTTAGAAGGAAGTACAGtaaacatgaatga
- the LOC118289804 gene encoding homeodomain-interacting protein kinase 1-like isoform X2, which translates to MMERSEVQQNDTLCSRRSRYLIMEFTGEGGFGKVARAVDLITSQDVALKILKKETPSEREIMMLDALRALDPVKKNVVHFFEKFQDQGHTCLVFEKLDMNLFTLLEQRQWEHLTLNEIRPIAHQLLTALDGLKSLGMVHADLKLDNIMLVNHLSEPFRVKLIDFGLSFMSSEDKLGKKVQPAGSRAPEVSLGLPLSEAIDMWGLGCILFYLYLARRPFAKHCQYRAMKGIVEMLGQPADHLLHAGRFTEGFFKKNHKEDGPVWRMKTPREYQRGTGVKPKKWMSPIKRLNELITLHPWIWRFAELEDRTAFVSLLKSLLHTDPEERITPARALTHPFLTMVHLLNQTDSLHVTDALDKMRVVGFDDSDGDLCTGGVAEEESSDEEAAAAPRPVDTDSAVQDGVGNGRHPIFYFFIFSVLYIFLTLQIKTELRVDGASEEESATPSANTTAAAGGLCSVAEDSAVGQHGADPADQTLTSDRSPPATVKKERLRDVKKFLDRVRSAMFRRKYSKHE; encoded by the exons ATGATGGAGCGATCTGAGGTGCAACAGAACGACACGCTGTGCAGCAGGAGAAGCCGCTACCTCATCATGGAGTTCACCGGAGAGGGGGGCTTTGGCAAAGTTGCCAGAGCTGTGGATTTAATCACATCGCAGGACGTGGCCCTCAAGatcttaaaaaaagagactcCTTCTGAAAGAGAG ATCATGATGCTTGATGCGCTGCGCGCTCTTGACCCAGTCAAAAAGAATGTGGTTCACTTCTTTGAGAAGTTCCAGGACCAAGGGCACACCTGTCTTGTGTTTGAAAAGCTGGACATGAACCTTTTCACACTCCTCGAACAAAGACAATGGGAGCATTTGACCCTTAATGAAATCCGTCCCATAGCTCACCAG TTGTTGACGGCTCTCGACGGCCTGAAGAGCCTCGGAATGGTTCACGCAGACCTCAAGCTAGACAACATAATGCTGGTGAACCACCTGAGTGAGCCCTTCAGGGTCAAACTCATTGATTTCGGCCTTTCCTTCATGAGCTCAGAAGACAAACTTGGGAAGAAAGTCCAGCCTGCGGGTTCCAG GGCACCTGAGGTCTCCCTGGGCCTCCCCCTCTCTGAGGCTATAGACATGTGGGGTCTTGGCTGCATCCTTTTTTACTTGTACCTTGCCCGTCGCCCGTTTGCAAAACACTGCCAGTACCGGGCA ATGAAAGGCATCGTGGAAATGCTGGGCCAGCCAGCTGACCACCTCCTCCATGCTGGTCGCTTCACTGAAGGTTTCTTCAAGAAGAACCACAAGGAGGACGGCCCAGTATGGAGGATGAAG ACCCCAAGGGAATACCAACGTGGTACCGGCGTTAAGCCCAAGAAATGGATGAGTCCTATTAAACGCCTGAATGAGCTGATAACC CTCCACCCGTGGATTTGGAGATTCGCTGAGCTGGAGGACAGAACAGCGTTCGTCAGTCTCCTGAAAAGCCTTCTACACACAGACCCAGAGGAGAGGATCACTCCGGCGAGGGCTCTCACGCACCCTTTTCTCACAATGGTCCATCTGTTGAACCAAACCGACAGCCTGCA CGTTACGGATGCCTTGGACAAAATGCGCGTCGTGGGATTTGACGACTCAGATGGTGACCTATGTACAGGTGGTGTGGCTGAGGAGGAGTCCAGCGATGAAGAGGCCGCGGCCGCGCCGCGCCCCGTTGACACGGACTCGGCCGTTCAGGATGGCGTGGGCAACGGGCGACAtccaatcttttattttttcattttttccgtTCTTTATATCTTTTTAACACTTCAAATAAAAACGGAGCTACGTGTCGACGGTGCGTCTGAGGAGGAGTCAGCCACGCCGAGTGCGAACACGACTGCAGCGGCCGGCGGCCTTTGCTCTGTCGCGGAGGACTCGGCTGTGGGCCAACACGGAGCCGATCCAGCCGACCAGACTTTGACCAGCGACAGGAGTCCACCTGCCACAGTGAAGAAGGAGCGACTGAGGGATGTGAAGAAGTTCCTTGACAGGGTCAGGAGTGCAATGTTTAGAAGGAAGTACAGtaaacatgaatga
- the LOC118289804 gene encoding homeodomain-interacting protein kinase 1-like isoform X3, producing the protein MMERSEVQQNDTLCSRRSRYLIMEFTGEGGFGKVARAVDLITSQDVALKILKKETPSEREIMMLDALRALDPVKKNVVHFFEKFQDQGHTCLVFEKLDMNLFTLLEQRQWEHLTLNEIRPIAHQLLTALDGLKSLGMVHADLKLDNIMLVNHLSEPFRVKLIDFGLSFMSSEDKLGKKVQPAGSRAPEVSLGLPLSEAIDMWGLGCILFYLYLARRPFAKHCQYRAMKGIVEMLGQPADHLLHAGRFTEGFFKKNHKEDGPVWRMKVFLPMTPREYQRGTGVKPKKWMSPIKRLNELITLHPWIWRFAELEDRTAFVSLLKSLLHTDPEERITPARALTHPFLTMVHLLNQTDSLQ; encoded by the exons ATGATGGAGCGATCTGAGGTGCAACAGAACGACACGCTGTGCAGCAGGAGAAGCCGCTACCTCATCATGGAGTTCACCGGAGAGGGGGGCTTTGGCAAAGTTGCCAGAGCTGTGGATTTAATCACATCGCAGGACGTGGCCCTCAAGatcttaaaaaaagagactcCTTCTGAAAGAGAG ATCATGATGCTTGATGCGCTGCGCGCTCTTGACCCAGTCAAAAAGAATGTGGTTCACTTCTTTGAGAAGTTCCAGGACCAAGGGCACACCTGTCTTGTGTTTGAAAAGCTGGACATGAACCTTTTCACACTCCTCGAACAAAGACAATGGGAGCATTTGACCCTTAATGAAATCCGTCCCATAGCTCACCAG TTGTTGACGGCTCTCGACGGCCTGAAGAGCCTCGGAATGGTTCACGCAGACCTCAAGCTAGACAACATAATGCTGGTGAACCACCTGAGTGAGCCCTTCAGGGTCAAACTCATTGATTTCGGCCTTTCCTTCATGAGCTCAGAAGACAAACTTGGGAAGAAAGTCCAGCCTGCGGGTTCCAG GGCACCTGAGGTCTCCCTGGGCCTCCCCCTCTCTGAGGCTATAGACATGTGGGGTCTTGGCTGCATCCTTTTTTACTTGTACCTTGCCCGTCGCCCGTTTGCAAAACACTGCCAGTACCGGGCA ATGAAAGGCATCGTGGAAATGCTGGGCCAGCCAGCTGACCACCTCCTCCATGCTGGTCGCTTCACTGAAGGTTTCTTCAAGAAGAACCACAAGGAGGACGGCCCAGTATGGAGGATGAAGGTGTTTTTACCCATG ACCCCAAGGGAATACCAACGTGGTACCGGCGTTAAGCCCAAGAAATGGATGAGTCCTATTAAACGCCTGAATGAGCTGATAACC CTCCACCCGTGGATTTGGAGATTCGCTGAGCTGGAGGACAGAACAGCGTTCGTCAGTCTCCTGAAAAGCCTTCTACACACAGACCCAGAGGAGAGGATCACTCCGGCGAGGGCTCTCACGCACCCTTTTCTCACAATGGTCCATCTGTTGAACCAAACCGACAGCCTGCAGTGA